The genomic segment GAAATTTCCTGTTTCTAATGGTGTTACTATCCAGAATTCCTCTCAGATGATTTGGTTGCATAAACAAAGGCTATCTTgtgcaaatttattttcaaatcacTTCTTTTAGTAGTGACCtaatttcttctgaaagaatGAGCCTACTCCCAAATGCTTAAGGTGAACTAAGTCAAAAGGATTCTAACAGAGGCATATTCTCAGCATATCCTCTTTCAAAGACATTAGGAATGTCACATTTATGAGTGCAGTCATACATCAAAACAGTGGTATGTCTCTGCCATTAGAAATGGCAGGAAAAACCACCACTCAACTCTAATACAGAACTTTGCCTTCCAGACATCTCAAAGGATGTTAGAAATCAGATAGCTGGCATCTTAGAAAGTTGGcaacagagcacagagaaatcCTGTAACTTGCCAGTTAGttgtaaaactgaaaaaagaatgaatttgGAATAGAGTAGGACCAGCCCAAAGTAATACAATCATATCAGATTATAGGACCACCTCCAAAAAGAGGTTAAACCCCATATGAAACTAATCAGTAAAATCATGGGCTGTCCAATTGGAAGCCGTATCAGAAATATTAGTTTTGTGTAGTCAAAAATCTACTTCTGACACTTATGTCTACAATTGTTAACTAAAAACTTGAACTAGATAAACCACCAGCTGTTTAAGGAGGTAATATGCTGCAAATTTACCTTTCAAGAAGTGCACAGGAGGCAGATGAAATTATAGTTCTGGGATTTAataacagatttctttttctggtttaaaCCTGTCTTTATGTTGTATTTCCAAttgctttttactttctttttacAAGAACAATGTGGCTTATTACATACCTACACAACAGGTCCATAACAGCTCTTTTTAGCTTTAGTTAGGAGGGtttatttccttcttgcttCACATTTGATAGTTTATATGATCACCTCTGAGATGCCCCATAATAAAGAGATGAGCCAATGAAAATGAATTTGGAGGAAAACAGGTAATAAAttctgaagaaacaaaaagtagACATGAACACTATGAACACAATAAAGGTATCTGCAGTCAAGAGTAAAACTGATTCAGGGAGCAGGGTTAGGGTGTTCCTTTTCTTCTGACAGCAACAGCAGTGACCATTAAATGTTAACTAGCCTCTGTGAAAAATATTCCACTTCCTTGAATGATGCAGGTTCTCTTAGCACAAAATGCAAACCAAAACGTTAATATATCTGTAAATTACTACCTCCTAGTCCACAATGGCTAATCCTAACAAAAACCACTCTAGGTTACAGCAAAGACAAAGTTCACGTCTCCCAGTACACGCTTACTAAAGTAGCATTCTCCTACTttcctccccaccccaaaatttctgACTACAGAAAGCAAACCCAGGTCAGTAGGACTTTGACTGAAATGCTACCCCCTAAGCTGCCAAATCCTTAAACCCAAGTATCTGTAACACTCTCCTCTAACTCACTGTGCCTAGTCATCGTGCAAAGGTACATGATGATCCTGATTAAACTTGTCTTCTGGAAATTCATCATaaattcttcctcctctgcactTTAAATTTGTGCCTCTCTGATAACATTTAAAGTCAGGTATTGACATCCTTGACTGAGCAAACAGCTTACATCAGATAACATCCTGGTTTGCACACCTATGGAATTGACAAAATCCTTTTTCTTGGAAACCATGTTTAAACAGGCAGTCCACAGCCAGTTCAGCACTGGTATTTACTCTTCCCTTCAATTTCTTTAAGTTAATCTACTTTCTAAATAGAAACATCTATTCCAGTTCAATGTCAAGGTGCAAAGATATATTTtactttccttctgctgctgagaTGTGGAAGCAATTGTGATCTTTCTAAGTAAAatcaacaaataaataaataaacagaacaCTACAGGCAAAGAAGAACCAAATAGGCAGCAGAAAGTGTGCTGATGCTCTAGCAAGTGAAATTATGTGTCTTCCACTGGATATTACAAGTTTACTACAACAGAAGTGCAGTTGATACTTTTAGTTGTAAATTCAATCTTCCAAGACCACAAAGTACATTAATCACATGAACTTTGCAGGATTATCTAaaattcaaacacaaaaaaatagcAAGCGGCAAGAAAGTTATGGAAAAAGAACAGAGCAGAAAGAACATTGGCACCAGACTCCCTTAACTTCCCTTTGCTCCTTGCTCCTTCCATGAACTGAAACGACCTCCACAGAAGGAGTAGATCCAGCACCTGGACAAACACCATCCCAGAAAAAATGGTTAAAGTCTGgagcaacaggacaagggggaatgccTTCAAACTGAGCGAAGGTAGGTTTGGAtaataggaagaaattcttccttgtgagggtgaCGAGACtgaagaggttgcccagagaagctctggCTGTCCCATTGCTGGAATTGCTCAAGGCCAAATcggacagggcttggagcaacctgagatagcagaaagtgtccctgcccatggcaggggactGGAACGAGATCatccttaaggtcccttgcaaccctggccattctatgattctaatgcacaaaaagataaaattatttgcattagGAGAGTCAAAAGGCTACAGAGAACTCAAAATGGAGAAGTCTGTCTAGAGACAGAGAGATTACAAGCAGTTGGAGGTCAGAAGAACAAATTTTTATACTTGTATGGGTTGAAATTCAGTTACCACATGATTATTAGAGAACAAAAAAAGTTTAAACCTAGGAGATTGACTCTGATGTAGAACAAGAGAAGACAGATACACATTTGCATCCCTTAAGTTAAAAACAGATACTTATTGTACAACTGAAATAAGAGCAAGTTGTCTGCTCTTTTAGTTTCAAAAATGGTTACTTACCAGTCTGCAGTGTGCAGCCAAGGGCACGTAGCAGAACTATTTATAGACAGAAAGCTGCAgtcacaaacacacaaacatgctgcccagcaggagctgctaaGCTTTTGCTCATGTCCTCCTCCACCATTCTGTAACAGACATTTCTTGCAACACCTAGCAGTGCAACCAGTTACCCTGCAACTGAAAGACTTTTTAATTTGCAATATTTCTCTAAACACACTTAGAAAATGTTGGGGAATATGGTATGTTAATGCTAGTTTTAACCAAAGTTTTCCAATGATCACTCTTTcaaaagtttttaaataaaagtttattacagaaattattttgaacaaaaaaaaaagacaacagtatctcttgtaattaaaaaaaaggtaacatTATATTCATGCCCTATAAGGTGAAATGAAGAAATGCTACAGGTATTTCTTCCGCTGTCATTCTGTGATGCTTTCTAGTATGGATTAACTCACATCTGCATCACAGGAATTGAGTACGATCAGTCCCTTTCCATGCTTCTCTCCAGAAAGTGCTGCATACtaacagaaaatattgcagaCAAACCACAGGTCTATTCATTCTGCAGTATTGGAACCAGTGtctaggaaagaaaagagaaagtgagACAAATACGTACCCTCACTGAAAACAGAGAACCAAGAACTTTCTCTGGTATCTTCCCCAAGTTCTAAAGCGTTCCCCAAGCGTTTTAGAACATGTTCTGTACCTACCCTATTGTCTCTACTGCTCTCAATGCCATGCATgaactgcttgtgctgtttCACCTCACTTAGCAACACTGAGAAGAGCCAGCACAAAACTCCAGAGATGTATTAATTTGTACTAAATGATGTACTAAAAGTTTTGCTCTAATATGTAACAATACCCAAACCCTTTACTGCAGTCACCCACAAGCACATCTGGCTATCATCTACtaaggaaaaatgtttcttcaaATCCAGCACCATAAGCTCTGGTGGAGTGTTGGCTGTTGCTTATCATGTATTTTGAAAGAGGTACAAGAATGAGCATGATCTTCATAAAGCAACTCAGACCAATTCTCTCTTCTGACCTTTTGTCAGAATCACTAATTAATGCCAGAGCAGTTTTTGATACGCTACCATTACTACTTTGTTATTTTTAGAGTTGTGGAAAAAGTATGTAATTCAAATATGGAGAACAACAAGCCAGTGTTTAGCACTGTTCCTTCAACAAGTCAGCTTCtcgtgggaaaaaaaaaaagcttgtaaTGTTAATAGCAACTTCAAGTCAGCCAGTTGTTTAAATCTTATCTGCACAATTTATCAGGAATGAAAATGATTAATACTTGGAATGTAAGGTTTCCTCCACTAGCTATAATAAGCACACAAAAACCAAGCAGTAAGATTATATGCTTGGCTAATACCAGAAGTTGAGAAAACAATAAATTCTGTCAAATCTTTAGAACTACAACTTGAAGGGACTATTGTAAGCATGCCAGGGTCAGGAAGCCATGAAGAACCTGTTTCAGAGGTCTATGGTGCATTTAAATAAAGGCTTTTCCATGCTCAGTTCCTGCTTTTAGCATCACTCTCTGAGGATGAAACAAGCAGCACCATTTCACACAGCTTTAGCAATACTCTGCCACATTGATGGTTTTAAAAGTTATAAAGCAGCTTGCCACAAAAGTTTTACTTTTTCCAGTAAAGAATCTCAAGGGACATGGACAAAAGTAATCCAGTCAAGCAGATATGGATTGCAAACTCCCACAAGCAGTGTACAAACAGAGGGTCTGTCAGGCAACAAATACGTCTCATGACTTGCAAATGCACGGAAAAGCTTTCCATGGGTTAGTGTTGCCAGAGAATGACTGCTCAGACACTTTTCTCAGACAATTCCTTACTCAGACAGTTGAAGCACTCTTCAGATTCAGTAAAACATGGTGCTATCCCAACAAATGGCTTAGTACTAGAAAACTCACCagactgaaaataaagattACTTCTGACTTTCTAATTGCTCTAGTAGTATGCACTTGCCAGCCACAGGTGCACAGCAGTCCCTAACACGGCTCTGCCTCAGTGCCTATGAGTCAGGGAAGCATTTAGCTGCCTTTTGTTTCATCTCCCATTAGATGTTGTAAAGGGAATACAGAGCCCTACTTCTGTCTAAGTCATACAGCCAACCTGGCTTTAGTAAGGCACTCGGTCAAAGCTCTCTAAAAGCAATCAAGACTCGTGTCTCAACCTATTTATATCATATTTCATACTCACTTTTTCCATCACATGCTACAATTTTCACTTTATCCACTTTCACAAGTTCGGTGACCTCCCTAAATTCCACGTCATTCAGTACAAATGTCCATACATTGTCACAGAACCTGTATGTGTTCAGAGACCCCTAGAAAAAGACAAGAGACATTTGCTATAGGACACATCtcaaaagcaacagaaaataaGATGAGTATCTACTGAACCGTGTCCCTTCTAGAACAGAGTGCTACAAAGCCAACAGTGGACCTGAATGCGTACAAACTGGCAAGCAAGCAATCCTGAGGAAAACTGGAGTTTAAATGCCCTCCAGTGGCTGAAATTCTCAAGACCACAGAGTGACATTACAGGATATCCAAGGGGAGGCAATATTTTCAACGTGTACAAAGGATCAGTAGCAGGAAACATTTCTTAAAACACTGGGCCATTAGAAAAATCAGATACAGCAGTGATCATAACAATATATGAATTCTGCAACTGCTTAAACAAAGTGGTAgcttaaataaaaaatcactACAAAACTGACATATGTGACATAAAGGGGTATCCCTGCTATTTGATGTGTTACTGAGGATGTCAATACGGAAAACTTCTGGCCTTCacttttacatattttaaattgaCATTCTTGAACCTAGAACTTAAGCTCCAggtaacattttttaaatttacccACTAAATACATGCTAAACTGTTTATTATACCATGCTACATATACAAAGCAATTTAAGTGTGCTAGAgaaattatgcatttttaacATCTCTATATTGTTTAAAACTCTTAAGTCTTTTAGGAACCCACATTGTGAATGTGTTCTACATAGACTGCAGAGTAGTATCACAACAAGTTAACACAAAgctgggttttgtggttttttttttccttaacattACATTCAAGTTGATGTTTAACAACTTGCTGGCTATCTAACATTAATTAGGGTGGCTGACTGGGAACACCCCCCAACTTATTTTTCTACGATACCTACAGAAAATAGCTACAAAATGATCCAGTGAAAGGGTGGATCTAAAACTCTCTAGTCTCTCTTCACATTACTCATGTGGCTGAAAATCTGGCCTCATCCCACTTTTGCTAGGGACAGCTGTGAGAAGCAGAAGTCTCCCTTCTCATCTGCAAGACACTGAGGATGGCAATGTTATCCACCAAAAAAGCAATTCCCTCTTCCCTGTTTTCATCATCTGATTTCTGCATTCATTCAAAAGATCCCTGGCAGAACAAAGTAACAAGCCTTACAGCTGCATACAGAATACACACGTAAACAGTCATTATTAGAGCCAAAATAAACCCTCTTAAGTTCTTGCTTAGAGCACATAGCTTTAAATGCATTCCGCATCAACACTTAGCCGCTGTATCTCACGTAAAAATTTAAGATATCATTTCCTTACCCTGAAATTGACTCTGTTCCTGACTCgctgtgccagtgctgaatTTATAGCTTTATCAAACTGAAGTAGCACCTGAAGGGCCAACTGAGGTGTGATTTGCTGTGACTGAAGtagttgaaaagaaaacaaaacaagttttGAGTTGTTTCAAAGTAAGCTCAAACATGCAGTAGAAgttaaaaacatcaaaacaaagTTCACTTCAATGACGCAGATCTCTAGAAGAACACTCTACAAAAATTATGTTCctgtatttatttccatttttatatttcaatCCTGTATTACACAAAGATCtcttataataaatatttactgGAGATAACTAGAGGAACAGCAAACTGACTCCAATGTTCTAGTTAATCTGGCTGTTAATTTACATAAGACTATGCCACTTACATAAAACACTTTCCTTTACCTAgaatacaaagcaaaaaacaTCATAAGTGAATGTAGCGCCAAACCCTTACGATCTCAGTCAGGAAGTTTCCCAAACCTTGGCCCTAAGTACCCTGACACAGGAACAACAAAGCCGTTTGGATAAAAACTTCTGTCTTTATTAAGCTACTGGCCCAGACGCCAGGCCCCGACCTGTATGAGCTCATCCAGACTCTCCTGAAGGCTGTTGCCCAGCGTGGTGTTCCTATACAGCTGGTACGCCATGGTTCCCTGCGAGGGCTGCACACGTCCTGCTCATCCACGGCTGCGCGCCTGGGCTGTCCTCGCTCTCACCGAAAACAAACAAAGGTAACAATAAATCCCTGCCCGCCCCACGGCCCAGCCCGCCGGGCACGCACACTACAGAGAGCGCCCCGCAACACCGCCCGGCCCTCGGCTGCGCTCCGGCGCCGCACAACCGAGAGGCCGGCCCGGCTCCGGGAGCCGGCCCGGCCGGAGCCATTCCGGGCGGGAGCCGAGcacggcgcggccccgccgagccccacccggccccggccccgccgccgccccgggaAGCGGCCcaggccccggccccgcgccgccaTCGGCCCTCACCGCGCGCGGCCGGAagcgcggccccgcccggcgGCGCGGGCCGGAAGCGGAACGGGGCGGGGCCAGCGGCGCCCTCAGGGCTCCGGCCGAGGCCCGCAGGGGTTCGGCTGCGGCTCGGTGCATAGAGCCGGCGGTGAATGACTCACGGGCTCACCCCGGCACGCCTCGGAACGCAGAAAACAAgctcatttaaaaagaaaggatggTAATATTCTTAAGAGGTAGGTGAAGTCTTCTACTTACATTTTTTCTATTAGAGGGACAAAGGAAAATAGTCACATCTGTGAAGAGTGCTACTAGCCCAATGAAGCCAGTTCTATTATCCGTGACTCAAAATCTGTGCTTTTGCATGATTACTACAGCTTCACTTTGTTAAACACTGCACGGTTCCCATTATCGCCCACAATAAAGTTTACAGACACTAACTGACAGTGTAATCATTCTAATGTGCCGTTCAACCATTAGAGCGCCTACAGCTCAGGTCTTTCTTGTTAATAAAAACTTTTgttaatgaaaagaaacattGCAGAACTGCAGAACCAGTGGTAAACTAAGCATCTGTTGTCCATGAATGTTTATTTGTAATGATTAACCTGCAATTCCATCTTACCAGTATTAACTAGCAGTTGAGCAAGCTAGAGTAAGGAATATGGTAAGATAAGGACGTTTGGAAAGCTCTCTGAAAGCTTCTCTGCAGATCATTTTCAATACTAAAAAAATTCATGTAAATCAGAGTAATCTGGGCAGTTCAAattgcaaaactgaaaaaaaatctagtttgAGCAAAGAATGGCTTTAATTTCACTGATTTCAGGCATGCTTGAAGGGAATGATGAAAAACTAACATGACTGCACCCTCCTCACCAatgctcttttttcctgttattttaaTATGGGTAATGAGATGTGATAAAAGAAACAGGGTAGTTCAACATAGAATTTTGAAGCTAGGAAAGCTCCAAGATGTCTTTCAGaagattaatatttaaatattccttACATTTCAGAGTGTTACTCTGACTAAAAGAAGGTGTCCTTAAGAAGTATAATTAAAGCACTTGTTTCAAGTGTCTCTGACAAGCATTGAGTGAAACAAATCCTCTTGAGAATGACCTGCATCCACAAGGACCGAGTGAGAATTTCAACTGCAAGATTTGTAAGGCTTCTGACATTATTCTAGCTAGTTCTACCCTTTTTGGAATAAAAGTTCTTCAGTCTGCTTCAGCTCTAAATCCTTTCCCATTACCCTCCAACAGAACATGGCCCTGCCACATTACACAGATCAAGAACATTCAAGCAAATCCAGAGTCTACTCACACCAGTTTTTAATGACACTTTCTCCAGAATCTCTTTGCCACTTCTGAATTTACCCCGTTGCAGAAATCATCAGGAAATGTCACATCGAGAGGCCACTGGCCCCAACATCTCTATttcagctgtgcacagcagtAATGAGATAGGTAATGACTTATTactacatatataaatatatatcaacTAATGACGTCCAAATCAGAGGTAAATCAGTGACTCAGGAAATTTTTTCTTGACAGGGGTCACCAAATTCTAGCAAAATTACTCTTACTTTTAGAAGGAAGTGCCATTGAAATGTGAATTCCCTCCAAAACTGTATCTTATCACAAAGTGATTCaagttttgaaataatttttatttaagcatGACATTCCaacttttcaggttttttaatattaaaatatattacattatattataaattTCAAAAAGGTTAAGTCTGACAAAAC from the Zonotrichia leucophrys gambelii isolate GWCS_2022_RI chromosome 10, RI_Zleu_2.0, whole genome shotgun sequence genome contains:
- the GTF2A2 gene encoding transcription initiation factor IIA subunit 2 gives rise to the protein MAYQLYRNTTLGNSLQESLDELIQSQQITPQLALQVLLQFDKAINSALAQRVRNRVNFRGSLNTYRFCDNVWTFVLNDVEFREVTELVKVDKVKIVACDGKNTGSNTAE